Proteins encoded by one window of Methylovirgula ligni:
- the sufB gene encoding Fe-S cluster assembly protein SufB: MAAVQETIDRVKAIDVSEYKYGFSTDIESDKAPKGLNEDIVRFISAKKNEPEWLTEWRLEAYRRWLTMTEPRWARVSYGPINYQDLYYYAAPKTAAGPKSLDEVDPELLKVYEKLGIPLNERAILAGVEGAGETSGRIAVDAVFDSVSVVTTFKEELAKAGVIFCAISEAVKNHPELVRKYLGSVVPPTDNFFATLNSAVFSDGSFVYVPPGVRCPMELSTYFRINEKNTGQFERTLIIADKGAYVSYLEGCTAPKRDENQLHAAVVELIALEDAEIKYSTVQNWYPGDSEGKGGVYNFVTKRGDCRGARSKISWTQVETGSAITWKYPSCILRGDNSRGEFYSIAISNGHQQVDSGTKMIHLGKNTTSRVISKGIAAGHSQNTYRGQISAHRKATGARNFTNCDSLLIGNDCGAHTVPYIEAHNRSTQFEHEATTSKISEDQLFYCMQRGLNAEEATALIVNGFVRDVLQQLPMEFAVEAQKLIAVSLEGSVG, encoded by the coding sequence ATGGCTGCGGTGCAGGAAACGATCGATCGCGTCAAAGCGATCGACGTGAGCGAATACAAGTACGGGTTCTCGACCGATATCGAGTCGGACAAGGCGCCCAAGGGTCTCAACGAAGATATCGTCCGTTTTATTTCGGCGAAGAAGAACGAGCCGGAATGGCTGACCGAATGGCGGCTTGAAGCCTATCGCCGTTGGCTGACGATGACGGAACCGCGCTGGGCGCGCGTTTCCTACGGCCCGATCAATTATCAGGATCTCTATTATTACGCTGCGCCGAAGACGGCTGCGGGGCCGAAGTCGCTTGACGAGGTCGATCCGGAACTTCTGAAGGTCTACGAGAAGCTCGGCATCCCGTTGAACGAGCGGGCGATCCTCGCCGGCGTCGAAGGCGCGGGCGAAACAAGCGGCCGCATCGCCGTCGATGCGGTGTTCGATTCCGTCTCGGTGGTCACGACCTTCAAGGAAGAGCTTGCCAAGGCCGGCGTCATCTTCTGCGCCATCTCAGAGGCGGTGAAGAACCATCCCGAACTCGTGCGCAAATATCTTGGCTCGGTTGTGCCGCCCACCGACAATTTCTTCGCGACGCTGAACAGCGCCGTGTTCTCGGACGGCTCGTTCGTTTATGTGCCGCCGGGCGTGCGCTGCCCGATGGAGCTTTCGACCTATTTCCGCATCAACGAGAAGAATACCGGCCAGTTCGAACGCACTTTGATCATCGCCGACAAGGGCGCCTACGTCTCCTATCTCGAAGGCTGCACGGCGCCGAAGCGCGACGAGAACCAGCTCCATGCCGCGGTCGTCGAGCTGATCGCGCTCGAAGACGCCGAGATCAAATATTCGACGGTGCAGAACTGGTATCCGGGCGATTCCGAAGGCAAGGGCGGCGTCTATAATTTCGTCACCAAGCGCGGCGATTGCCGCGGCGCGCGCTCGAAAATCTCCTGGACGCAGGTCGAGACCGGCTCGGCCATCACCTGGAAATATCCGTCCTGCATCCTGCGCGGCGACAATTCGCGCGGCGAATTCTATTCGATCGCGATTTCGAATGGCCATCAGCAGGTCGATTCCGGCACCAAGATGATCCACCTCGGTAAGAACACGACGAGCCGGGTGATCTCGAAGGGCATTGCCGCCGGCCATTCGCAGAACACCTATCGCGGTCAGATCTCCGCGCATCGCAAGGCGACGGGCGCGCGCAATTTCACCAATTGCGACTCGCTGCTCATCGGCAACGACTGCGGCGCGCATACCGTGCCCTATATCGAGGCGCATAACCGCTCGACGCAATTCGAGCATGAGGCGACAACCTCGAAAATTTCAGAGGATCAGCTCTTCTATTGTATGCAGCGCGGGCTCAATGCGGAGGAGGCGACGGCGCTCATCGTCAACGGCTTCGTCCGCGACGTGTTGCAGCAATTGCCGATGGAATTCGCCGTCGAGGCGCAGAAGCTGATCGCCGTTTCGCTCGAAGGCAGCGTTGGCTGA
- the sufC gene encoding Fe-S cluster assembly ATPase SufC — translation MLEVKNLSVSIGDREILKDFNLQVADGEVAAIMGPNGSGKSTLSYVIAGKPDYEVTSGEVLLDGENILELSPDERAAKGVFLAFQYPVEIPGVTTMTFLKATLNAIRRQRGEPELSIPDFVKRVNKAAAKLDIKPDLLKRAVNVGFSGGEKKRMDIFQLAFLEPRFAILDETDSGLDIDALRVVADGVNALRTKDRSFLVITHYQRLLEYIVPDKVHVMAGGRIVRSGGRELAHELEKRGYKDYVEAEVA, via the coding sequence ATGTTGGAAGTCAAGAACCTGAGCGTGTCGATCGGCGACCGCGAAATCCTGAAGGACTTCAACCTCCAGGTCGCGGACGGCGAGGTCGCGGCGATCATGGGGCCGAACGGCTCCGGCAAATCGACGCTCTCCTACGTTATCGCCGGCAAGCCGGACTATGAGGTCACGTCGGGCGAAGTGCTGCTCGATGGCGAGAACATTCTCGAATTGTCGCCGGACGAGCGCGCCGCCAAGGGCGTGTTCCTCGCCTTTCAATATCCGGTCGAGATTCCGGGCGTCACGACGATGACCTTTCTGAAAGCGACGCTCAACGCCATCCGCCGGCAGCGGGGCGAACCGGAGCTTTCGATCCCGGATTTCGTGAAGCGCGTGAACAAGGCGGCAGCCAAGCTCGACATCAAGCCCGATCTCCTGAAGCGCGCGGTCAATGTCGGCTTCTCGGGCGGCGAGAAGAAGCGCATGGATATTTTCCAATTGGCCTTTCTGGAACCGCGCTTCGCCATTCTCGACGAGACGGATTCCGGCCTCGATATCGATGCGTTGCGGGTCGTCGCCGATGGCGTCAACGCCTTGCGCACGAAGGATCGCAGCTTCCTCGTCATCACGCATTATCAGCGCCTGCTCGAATATATCGTGCCGGACAAAGTGCATGTGATGGCGGGCGGCCGGATCGTGCGCAGCGGCGGCAGGGAGCTGGCGCATGAACTCGAAAAGCGCGGCTACAAGGATTACGTCGAAGCGGAAGTGGCATAG
- a CDS encoding cysteine desulfurase family protein yields MQRSRAYLDHNATTPLRPVAREAMLVALTQEGNASSVHHEGRAARARLESAREALAGFVKTQPKNVYFTSGATEALNLALTPELELDGNKAPFEMLLVAAGEHACVLAGHRFPATAVEKLPLTADGVLDLAALDAALARHAGRRVLLALQAANNETGVIQPVAAAAARVHAAGGALVCDGVQAAGKAPSDFSALDADVLVLSAHKIGGPQGTGALCFAKSRHHILNGLIRGGGQERGLRAGTQNVAAIVGFAAAAEALAQAGVAEMARLAGLRDRLERAVKALAPEAVIFGAGAPRLPNTANFAVPGVGAEVLLMALDLEGVAVSSGSACSSGKVKRSHVLEAMGVPPALAEGAIRVSLGWNSEEDDVERFRIAFVRAVETLKAKRVKPAA; encoded by the coding sequence GTGCAGCGTTCGCGCGCCTATCTCGATCATAATGCGACGACGCCGCTGCGGCCCGTGGCGCGCGAGGCCATGCTTGTAGCCTTGACGCAGGAGGGCAATGCCTCGTCCGTGCATCATGAAGGCCGGGCGGCGCGGGCGCGGCTCGAATCGGCGCGCGAGGCTTTGGCTGGCTTCGTCAAAACCCAGCCCAAGAATGTTTATTTCACCTCGGGCGCGACCGAGGCACTGAACCTCGCTCTCACGCCAGAACTTGAGCTTGACGGTAACAAAGCCCCGTTCGAGATGCTTTTGGTCGCGGCCGGGGAACACGCCTGCGTTCTCGCAGGGCATAGATTCCCCGCGACCGCCGTGGAGAAACTGCCGCTGACGGCAGACGGCGTCCTCGACCTCGCCGCTCTCGACGCGGCTCTGGCCCGCCACGCGGGGCGCCGGGTGCTGCTGGCGCTCCAGGCGGCCAATAACGAGACGGGCGTCATCCAGCCGGTTGCCGCGGCCGCGGCCCGGGTTCACGCCGCCGGCGGAGCCTTGGTTTGCGACGGTGTCCAGGCGGCGGGCAAGGCACCCAGTGACTTTTCCGCCCTGGACGCGGATGTTCTGGTGCTTTCGGCCCATAAAATAGGTGGTCCACAGGGGACGGGGGCCCTTTGTTTTGCAAAGAGTCGCCATCATATTTTAAATGGTCTAATTCGAGGGGGAGGTCAGGAGCGTGGGCTCCGCGCCGGAACCCAGAATGTCGCCGCGATCGTGGGCTTTGCGGCCGCGGCCGAGGCTTTGGCTCAGGCGGGGGTGGCCGAAATGGCCCGGCTCGCCGGTCTGCGTGACCGGCTGGAGCGGGCGGTTAAGGCCCTCGCGCCGGAGGCCGTGATTTTTGGCGCGGGAGCGCCACGTTTGCCCAATACGGCGAATTTCGCCGTGCCGGGTGTGGGGGCGGAGGTTTTGTTGATGGCGCTCGATCTCGAAGGCGTCGCGGTCTCGTCAGGGTCCGCCTGCTCTTCGGGCAAGGTCAAGCGCTCGCATGTTCTCGAGGCGATGGGCGTGCCGCCTGCATTAGCGGAAGGCGCGATCCGGGTCAGCCTCGGCTGGAATAGCGAGGAGGACGATGTGGAGCGGTTTCGGATCGCCTTCGTCAGGGCGGTCGAGACGCTCAAGGCAAAGCGGGTGAAGCCCGCCGCGTAG